Proteins found in one Acanthopagrus latus isolate v.2019 chromosome 3, fAcaLat1.1, whole genome shotgun sequence genomic segment:
- the LOC119017310 gene encoding gastrula zinc finger protein XlCGF7.1-like, whose amino-acid sequence MSSELLQAGTGPEDVLQLVIKEEVLPERGSSLDQEEPEPPHIKEEQEDLWTNQEQDDITRFTVKSEDEEDEEPQPHQRQTEQIEREADGGPEPARTSDPDGHLQPDTDETDDSSDPEADKASEPQTERAASSEDERHLQEPDRVQTAEKPFICAICGKRFPQKKSIRDHMRLHSEDKRFSCPFCEKTFQVKIDVVRHMRIHTGEKPFSCSVCGKGFAQNSTLTSHLKVHTGEKPYTCSVCKVSFSFKGHLSTHMRIHTGERPFNCSVCGKGFTVNGNLRRHMLVHTGEKPFSCSVCEKRFAQFVQIRRHKCAGAVSSDQ is encoded by the exons ATGTCGTCCGAGCTGCTGCAGGCTGGTACCGGGCCTGAAG ACGTCCTGCAGCTGGTCATTAAAGAAGAGGTTCTACCTGAGCGTggctccagtctggaccaggaggaaccagaacctccacacattaaagaggaacaggaggatctctggaccaatcaggagcaggatgacatcaccaggttcactgtgaagagtgaagatgaagaagacgaGGAACCTCAGCCTcatcagagacaaactgaacagatagagagagaagcTGATGGGGGACCAGAACCAGCCAGGACCTCAGATCCAGATGGACATCTACAACCTGACACTGATGAGACTGATGACTCTTCTGATCCAGAGGCTGATAAAGCCTCTGAACCTCAGACCGAACGTGCTGCGAGCTCTGAGGACGAGAGGCACCTGCAGGAACCAGACAGAGTCCAAACAGCAGAGAAACCGTTTATCTGTGCGATCTGTGGGAAAAGGTTCCCACAGAAGAAATCCATCAGGGACCACATGAGACTTCACTCAGAGGACAAACGCTTCAGCTGCCCCTTCTGTGAAAAAACCTTTCAGGTGAAAATTGATGTGGTGCGACACATGAGGATCCACACGGGGGAGAAACCCTTCAGCTGCTCCGTCTGCGGCAAAGGCTTCGCACAGAACTCAACTCTGACCTCACACCTGAaggtccacacaggagagaaaccgtACACCTGCTCCGTCTGTAAGGTCAGCTTCAGTTTTAAAGGCCACCTGTCTACTCACATGAGGATCCACACTGGGGAGAGACCGTTCAACTGCTCCGTGTGTGGGAAAGGATTCACTGTGAATGGGAATCTGAGGAGACACATGCTCGTCCACACGGGAGAGAAACcgttcagctgctctgtctgtgaGAAAAGATTTGCTCAGTTCGTTCAGATCAGAAGACACAAGTGTGCTGGCGCCGTCAGCTCGGATCAGTGA
- the plekho1a gene encoding pleckstrin homology domain-containing family O member 1-A isoform X1, translating into MKKSQPGRRGVQDSGQQAAQQPEKAGWIRKFCGRGIFRELWRNRYVVLRGDRLYISDKEVRDERKAQEVFDLADYERSEELRKAKSRSKKNHSRFTVLRCRRPGNTVPNLVFLAVSPEEKESWVNAFNVAIIKAKNRILDEVTIEEDSVLVHPTRDRAKIPHGRRLPTRGHLMAVASTSSHGMLTLDLVAEEDGFSPDYDCDSWENSFQADLQGGGSCGQVAMAGSQGVGVRQRADTDVSKLRMTSKEPKVKTGSLPRGSERSWGKHSSLEASKVPKTQQVQVLQAQSRTPQPGKRFSLQGRSRCASMDEVLSSRPAMIRSELRSALRRCPTEEEAGGGASVQPVGQLQSLIAQRMQRAQELLEEMRLQELQKAKAERERGGSSPYLKGVDSPRLHHLRGSDSPHSSRSSGSPRSRSSDSPRLRGKDSPRLRGRESPRPKAKKNRSKGTESPRSRGSHSPAAKGNDSPRLKDSPRLTADSPRSSSKVHSPKLKGSYSSSSNKNESPAQKSPDSPPCFRGSDSSQPTGSESPRGSETDSPPQGSSKESPCLSQKDSPSLSGSFETSLPKTPDKHHSPPPPPSSPPSHLSEEELEVESKRIEAERLLEEAVSSWKEAQEVLQEVKELQSQTLRRQRRRTYEKMTPTAVAPVSPVATAAADEDDTPTSPTSPEDDDESETP; encoded by the exons atgaagaagagccAGCCGGGCAGACGG GGCGTTCAGGACTCGGGTCAGCAGGCCGCCCAGCAGCCGGAGAAGGCGGGCTGGATCAGGAAGTTCTGTGGCCGAGGAATCTTCAGAGAGCTGTGGCGGAACCGCTACGTGGTTCTGAGAGGAGACCGGCTCTACATCTCCGACAAGGAG gtgAGAGACGAGCGTAAAGCTCAGGAGGTGTTCGACCTGGCCGACTACGAGCGCTCGGAGGAGCTGAGGAAAGCAAAGAGTCGCAGTAAGAAGAACCACAGCCGCTTCACTGTGCTGCGCTGCCGCCGGCCCGGGAACACT GTTCCCAACCTCGTGTTTCTGGCGGTGAGTCCTGAGGAGAAGGAATCGTGGGTAAATGCCTTCAACGTGGCAATCATCAAGGCCAAGAACCGCATTTTAGACGAG GTGACCATCGAGGAGGACAGTGTTCTGGTTCATCCCACCAGAGACCGGGCCAAGATCCCTCATGGCCGCCGGCTGCCGACCAGAGGACACCTCATGGCCGTG GCGTCCACGTCTTCCCACGGCATGCTGACCCTCGACCTGGTCGCTGAAGAGGACGGTTTCTCTCCGGACTACGACTGCGACTCCTGGGAGAACAGCTTCCAGGCTGACCTGCAAGGGGGGGGATCCTGTGGACAGGTAGCGATGGCCGGATCTCAGGGGGTTGGAGTTCGTCAGCGAGCCGACACCGACGTGTCAAAGCTCCGGATGACCTCCAAGGAGCCCAAAGTGAAGACCGGCAGTCTGCCCAGGGGGAGTGAACGGTCCTGGGGCAAACACTCGAGCCTGGAGGCCTCCAAGGTCCCAAAGACCCAGCAAGTCCAG GTCCTTCAGGCTCAGTCTCGAACGCCGCAGCCAGGGAAGAGGTTCAGCTTGCAGGGCCGGAGTCGCTGTGCCTCCATGGATGAAGTCCTCTCTTCCAG ACCGGCGATGATTCGCTCTGAATTGCGCTCCGCTCTGCGGCGCTGTCCAACTGAAGAGGAAGCAGGGGGCGGAGCTTCAGTTCAGCCGGTCGGTCAGCTGCAGAGCCTCATCGCCCAGAGGATGCAGAGAGctcaggagctgctggaggagatgagacTGCAG gagctgcagaaggccaaagcagagagagaacgaggagGCAGCTCACCTTACCTGAAGGGCGTCGACTCCCCTCGCCTCCATCACCTCAGGGGCTCCGACTCGCCTCACTCCAG CAGGTCGTCTGGATCTCcaaggagcaggagcagcgaCTCCCCTCGGCTCCGGGGGAAAGACTCTCCTCgtctgagagggagggagtctCCTCGACCTAAAGCCAAGAAGAACCGCTCCAAAGGGACGGAGTCGCCTCGCTCCAGAGGATCACATTCACCTGCTGCTAAAGGAAACGACTCTCCTCGCCTGAAAGATTCACCTCGTCTGACTGCCGACTCTCCTCGGAGCTCCAGCAAAGTTCATTCACCAAAACTCAAAGGATCGTacagctcctcctccaacaaGAACGAATCCCCTGCACAGAAATCACCTGATTCTCCTCCATGTTTCAGAGGATCCGACTCCTCTCAGCCTACAGGATCTGAATCACCACGAGGCAGCGAGACAGACTCCCCTCCTCAGGGGAGCAGCAAGGAGTCGCCATGCTTGAGTCAGAAGGACTCCCCAAGTCTTTCTGGATCCTTTGAGACTTCGCTGCCCAAAACCCCTGACAAACATCActcgcctccacctccaccctcctcgCCTCCCTCCCATCTGtcggaggaggagctggaggtggagagcaAGCGCATTGAGGCCGAGCGCCTCCTGGAGGAGGCCGTGTCATCGTGGAAGGAGGCGCAGGAGGTCctgcaggaggtgaaggagctgcagagccAGACGCTGCGGCGGCAGCGCAGGAGGACCTACGAAAAGATGACGCCCACAGCAGTGGCGCCCGTGTCGCCCGTGgcaactgcagcagcagatgaggATGACACGCCCACCTCGCCAACATCACCCGAGGACGACGACGAGTCCGAGACACCTTGA
- the vps45 gene encoding vacuolar protein sorting-associated protein 45, translated as MNVTLAVKQYISKMIENSGPGMKVLLMDKETTSIVSVVYTQSEILQKEVYLFERIDSQSRDNMKHLKAICFLRPTKENVEHLIQELRRPKYSVYFIYFSNVISKSEIKALAEADEQEVVAEVQEFYGDFIAVNPHLFSLNLHGVARGRSWESSMLSRCTQGLTSVLLALKKCPMIRYQLSSDMSKRLGESVKQIITKEYELFDFRKTEVPPLLLILDRSDDAITPLLNQWTYQAMVHELLGLNNNRIDLSRVPGISKDLREVVLSAENDEFYANNLYLNFGEIGTNIKNLMEDFQKKRPKGQQKLESISDMKAFVDNYPQFKKMSGTVSKHVTVVGELSRLVSERQLMEVSELEQELACQNDHSNAQQSVRRLLQNPRLSELDAVRLVMLYALRYERHSSSILPALMDELSRRGVSERHRRMVKSVVEYGGKRVRGSDLITPTDAVAITKQFFKGLSGVENVYAQHQPLLHDTLDQLIKGRLKDSQFPYLGASSLRDRPQDIIVFMIGGATYEEALTVYNLNRSTPGVRIVLGGSSIHNTKSFLEEVMSATGHSSDRAPGGSGRHGNRR; from the exons ATGAACGTGACGCTTGCGGTGAAGCAGTACATCTCCAAGATGATCGAGAACAGCGGGCCCGGAATGAAGGTTCTGCTCATGGACAAGGAGACG accaGCATCGTCAGCGTGGTGTACACTCAGTCAGAGATCCTGCAGAAGGAGGTCTACCTGTTTGAACGCATCGACTCTCAGAGCAGAGACAACATGAAGCACCTGAAGGCCATCTGCTTCCTGCGACCCACAAAG gagaacGTGGAGCATCTGATCCAGGAGCTGCGGAGACCAAAGTACAGCGTCTACTTCATCT ACTTCAGTAATGTGATCAGTAAGAGTGAGATCAAAGCTCTGGCTGAGGCTGATGAACAGGAAGTGGTGGCTGAAGTTCAG GAGTTCTACGGAGACTTCATTGCTGTGAATCCTCACCTGTTCTCTCTGAACCTGCACGGAGTTGCCAGg gggcGGAGCTGGGAGTCCTCCATGTTGTCTCGCTGCACTCAGGGTCTGACCTCCGTCCTACTGGCTCTGAAGAAGTGTCCGATGATCCGCTATCAGCTGTCCTCCGATATGTCCAAACGTCTCGGCGAAAGCGTCAAG CAAATCATCACCAAGGAGTACGAGCTGTTCGACTTCAGGAAGACCGAagttcctcctctgctgctgatccTCGACCGCAGTGATGACGCCATCACACCGCTGCTCAACCAG TGGACCTACCAGGCGATGGTCCACGAGCTGCTCGgtctcaacaacaacaggatCGACCTGTCCAGAGTGCCGGGGATCAGTAAAGACCTGAGGGAGGTGGTTCTCTCTGCGGAGAACGACGAGTTCTACGCCAAC aactTGTACTTGAACTTTGGGGAAATCGGCACCAACATTAAAAACCTGATGGAAGATTTCCAGAAGAAAAGACCCAAAGGACAACAGAAGCTGGAGTCCATCTCTGATATGAAG GCCTTCGTAGATAACTACCCTCAGTTTAAGAAGATGTCGGGCACCGTGTCCAAACATGTGACGGTAGTGGGCGAGTTGTCTCGGCTGGTGTCGGAGCGTCAGCTGATGGAGGTGtcggagctggagcaggagctggcCTGTCAGAACGACCACTCCAACGCCCAGCAG aGCGTCCGCCGGCTGCTGCAGAATCCTCGTCTGTCGGAGCTCGACGCCGTCCGGCTCGTCATGCTGTACGCTCTGAGATATGAgcgccacagcagcagcatcctcccGGCTCTGATGGATGAGCTGAGCCGGAGGGGAGTGTCCGAACGCCACCGCAGG aTGGTGAAGTCAGTGGTGGAGTATGGAGGGAAGAGAGTCAGAGGAAGTGACCTCATCACGCCAACAGATGCTGTCGCCATCACCAAACAGTTCTTCAAAGGCCTCTCA ggtGTGGAGAACGTGTACGCTCAGCACCAGCCGCTCCTCCACGACACTCTGGATCAGCTGATTAAAGGTCGACTGAAGGACAGTCAGTTCCCGTACCTGGGAGCCAGCAGCCTCAGAGACAG GCCGCAGGACATCATCGTGTTTATGATTGGTGGAGCGACGTATGAAGAAGCTCTGACCGTCTACAACCTGAACCGCAGCACACCTGGAGTCCGGATCGTCCTGGGAGGAAGCAGCATCCACAACACCAagag TTTCCtggaggaagtgatgtcagCGACGggtcacagcagcgacagagCACCAGGAGGAAGTGGTCGCCATGGAAACAGACGCTGA
- the plekho1a gene encoding pleckstrin homology domain-containing family O member 1-A isoform X2 — translation MKKSQPGRRGVQDSGQQAAQQPEKAGWIRKFCGRGIFRELWRNRYVVLRGDRLYISDKEVRDERKAQEVFDLADYERSEELRKAKSRSKKNHSRFTVLRCRRPGNTVPNLVFLAVSPEEKESWVNAFNVAIIKAKNRILDEVTIEEDSVLVHPTRDRAKIPHGRRLPTRGHLMAVASTSSHGMLTLDLVAEEDGFSPDYDCDSWENSFQADLQGGGSCGQVAMAGSQGVGVRQRADTDVSKLRMTSKEPKVKTGSLPRGSERSWGKHSSLEASKVPKTQQVQVLQAQSRTPQPGKRFSLQGRSRCASMDEVLSSRPAMIRSELRSALRRCPTEEEAGGGASVQPVGQLQSLIAQRMQRAQELLEEMRLQELQKAKAERERGGSSPYLKGVDSPRLHHLRGSDSPHSRSSGSPRSRSSDSPRLRGKDSPRLRGRESPRPKAKKNRSKGTESPRSRGSHSPAAKGNDSPRLKDSPRLTADSPRSSSKVHSPKLKGSYSSSSNKNESPAQKSPDSPPCFRGSDSSQPTGSESPRGSETDSPPQGSSKESPCLSQKDSPSLSGSFETSLPKTPDKHHSPPPPPSSPPSHLSEEELEVESKRIEAERLLEEAVSSWKEAQEVLQEVKELQSQTLRRQRRRTYEKMTPTAVAPVSPVATAAADEDDTPTSPTSPEDDDESETP, via the exons atgaagaagagccAGCCGGGCAGACGG GGCGTTCAGGACTCGGGTCAGCAGGCCGCCCAGCAGCCGGAGAAGGCGGGCTGGATCAGGAAGTTCTGTGGCCGAGGAATCTTCAGAGAGCTGTGGCGGAACCGCTACGTGGTTCTGAGAGGAGACCGGCTCTACATCTCCGACAAGGAG gtgAGAGACGAGCGTAAAGCTCAGGAGGTGTTCGACCTGGCCGACTACGAGCGCTCGGAGGAGCTGAGGAAAGCAAAGAGTCGCAGTAAGAAGAACCACAGCCGCTTCACTGTGCTGCGCTGCCGCCGGCCCGGGAACACT GTTCCCAACCTCGTGTTTCTGGCGGTGAGTCCTGAGGAGAAGGAATCGTGGGTAAATGCCTTCAACGTGGCAATCATCAAGGCCAAGAACCGCATTTTAGACGAG GTGACCATCGAGGAGGACAGTGTTCTGGTTCATCCCACCAGAGACCGGGCCAAGATCCCTCATGGCCGCCGGCTGCCGACCAGAGGACACCTCATGGCCGTG GCGTCCACGTCTTCCCACGGCATGCTGACCCTCGACCTGGTCGCTGAAGAGGACGGTTTCTCTCCGGACTACGACTGCGACTCCTGGGAGAACAGCTTCCAGGCTGACCTGCAAGGGGGGGGATCCTGTGGACAGGTAGCGATGGCCGGATCTCAGGGGGTTGGAGTTCGTCAGCGAGCCGACACCGACGTGTCAAAGCTCCGGATGACCTCCAAGGAGCCCAAAGTGAAGACCGGCAGTCTGCCCAGGGGGAGTGAACGGTCCTGGGGCAAACACTCGAGCCTGGAGGCCTCCAAGGTCCCAAAGACCCAGCAAGTCCAG GTCCTTCAGGCTCAGTCTCGAACGCCGCAGCCAGGGAAGAGGTTCAGCTTGCAGGGCCGGAGTCGCTGTGCCTCCATGGATGAAGTCCTCTCTTCCAG ACCGGCGATGATTCGCTCTGAATTGCGCTCCGCTCTGCGGCGCTGTCCAACTGAAGAGGAAGCAGGGGGCGGAGCTTCAGTTCAGCCGGTCGGTCAGCTGCAGAGCCTCATCGCCCAGAGGATGCAGAGAGctcaggagctgctggaggagatgagacTGCAG gagctgcagaaggccaaagcagagagagaacgaggagGCAGCTCACCTTACCTGAAGGGCGTCGACTCCCCTCGCCTCCATCACCTCAGGGGCTCCGACTCGCCTCACTCCAG GTCGTCTGGATCTCcaaggagcaggagcagcgaCTCCCCTCGGCTCCGGGGGAAAGACTCTCCTCgtctgagagggagggagtctCCTCGACCTAAAGCCAAGAAGAACCGCTCCAAAGGGACGGAGTCGCCTCGCTCCAGAGGATCACATTCACCTGCTGCTAAAGGAAACGACTCTCCTCGCCTGAAAGATTCACCTCGTCTGACTGCCGACTCTCCTCGGAGCTCCAGCAAAGTTCATTCACCAAAACTCAAAGGATCGTacagctcctcctccaacaaGAACGAATCCCCTGCACAGAAATCACCTGATTCTCCTCCATGTTTCAGAGGATCCGACTCCTCTCAGCCTACAGGATCTGAATCACCACGAGGCAGCGAGACAGACTCCCCTCCTCAGGGGAGCAGCAAGGAGTCGCCATGCTTGAGTCAGAAGGACTCCCCAAGTCTTTCTGGATCCTTTGAGACTTCGCTGCCCAAAACCCCTGACAAACATCActcgcctccacctccaccctcctcgCCTCCCTCCCATCTGtcggaggaggagctggaggtggagagcaAGCGCATTGAGGCCGAGCGCCTCCTGGAGGAGGCCGTGTCATCGTGGAAGGAGGCGCAGGAGGTCctgcaggaggtgaaggagctgcagagccAGACGCTGCGGCGGCAGCGCAGGAGGACCTACGAAAAGATGACGCCCACAGCAGTGGCGCCCGTGTCGCCCGTGgcaactgcagcagcagatgaggATGACACGCCCACCTCGCCAACATCACCCGAGGACGACGACGAGTCCGAGACACCTTGA